Part of the Leptolyngbya sp. BL0902 genome, GTCTGATCACCCTCCAACGAGCGGCTCGTCGTTCCGATCCCGCCTGACTCTGCGCGGAATGTTCGATAAACTAGAACTCACATCCGATGTCACTGCTTTCTAGCGATTTTTGCCCTCACCGTTATGACCTGGGTTCTGACCACGGCCACTGCCGCTGCTTCACCGACCATTGCCCCTGAGAAAACCCGCCAGACCACCCGCCAACCCTACCCCAACTACAAAATCATCGTCCTCAACGACGACGTCAACACCTTTCAGCATGTGGCGGAATGTCTGGTGAAATACATTCCCGGTATGGGAGCCGATCAAGCCTGGAACCTTACCAACCAAATCCACTACGAAGGGCAGGCGATTGTCTGGGTTGGCCCCCTCGAACAGGCGGAACTTTACCACACCCAGCTCACCCGTGCGGGCCTGACGATGGCTCCCCTCGAAAAGGCATAACCTGCTGTAGACTGGGCAGCAGGGCTGCTACCTGTGGCATCGCTCACCCCATACCCACATCCCTATTTCCCCGTCTATCCATTTCCCCTTCTATAAGAACAACCTTTATGACACAAGCCTCGGACGGTCGCCTCGTTTGGAACCACTCCACCCATCTACCGGGCCTGATCCCCATCCTGGAACAACTGCTCCATCAACCCGGTATTGGCACCGTCACCCCTGGGGTCATTGCCAACGTCCGTGCCCACTCGCCCGAACTGCGGGTGAAGGTCTCGGTGCCCATCCGGGGTGGGTTTAAGCTGATTGCCCGCAAAGGCAAGACCGTCCAGGAAGTATTTGTGCTTACAGAATTAGACAAGGCCGGATTAGAAACCGCTGTGGCTAAGGCTATCGAGGCGGCCTAGGGTGTCTGGGGAAACCTTTGATCCTCCGTCTAATCCCACCGAATCTGCCCAGCAAAAACCGCTGCCACCCCAGCCCCAACGGCAGCAGGAAGGCCAGGTAACGTTTACGGTGGGGGACGCCTTCTACCGTCCGCAAAGCGCCCTGGCCCGCGATTTGGCCGTCCTCGTAGCGGCCTTAGAAAAACAGCGCCTGGGCCATCTGCGGGTGCTGGATGCCATGACGGGCAGCGGCGTGCGGCCTTTGCGATATTTAGTTGAAGCCGGGGCCGATTGGGTCTGGGCCAACGAGGGCAACCCCGATCACGCCCCCATCCTGACCACCAATCTGGCCCAGGTTGACGCCACCCGTTACCGCATCACCCACGAGGACGCCCAGGCCGTTTTCTTTCGCTGCTATCAAGAGCGGGATTTTTATGATCTGGTGGATATCGACAACTTCGGCAGTCCCGCACCCCACACCAGCAATGCCCTCTGGGCGGCCAAGATTGGTGGATTGTTGTATTTGACCAGCACCGATGCCCGCTCCACCAGCGGCCACGACCCCGAACGCAGCCTGAAAATCTACGGAGCCTCCGCCCGATCCCACCCCGCCGTCCATGAGCAAGGGCTCCGGCTGCTGATTGGCCACGCCGCCCAAACCGCTGCCGCCCGTGGGTTTGGCATTCAGCCCGTGTTTTCCCTCTTTACCGGGCAAGTCCACCGCGCCATGGTGCGCCTGGTAAAACGCCCCACCCTCTCCAGCCACACCTACGGATTTCTGGCCTACTGCCATACCTGCGGCCAATTTCAAACCGTGGGCTGGCGAAAATTGGGCCGAGTTACCTGTACCTGCCCTGGTTTAGGCGGTCATGGTTTAGACGGTCATGGTTTGGCTGTGGATCAACCCCATCAAAACCTAGCGGCCCACAAGACCGAGGACAGTGCCAGCCTCGTTCTCAGCGGCCCGATGTGGCTAGGCGATTTACACCACGTTCCCACCCTAGAGGCTATGGCCACTGTGGCGCAGACTTGGGGCTGGTCGTTCCAGGTGAATGTGCTGAACCGCATGGCCGC contains:
- the clpS gene encoding ATP-dependent Clp protease adapter ClpS: MTWVLTTATAAASPTIAPEKTRQTTRQPYPNYKIIVLNDDVNTFQHVAECLVKYIPGMGADQAWNLTNQIHYEGQAIVWVGPLEQAELYHTQLTRAGLTMAPLEKA
- a CDS encoding DUF2103 domain-containing protein, yielding MTQASDGRLVWNHSTHLPGLIPILEQLLHQPGIGTVTPGVIANVRAHSPELRVKVSVPIRGGFKLIARKGKTVQEVFVLTELDKAGLETAVAKAIEAA
- a CDS encoding tRNA (guanine-N1)-methyltransferase, with translation MSGETFDPPSNPTESAQQKPLPPQPQRQQEGQVTFTVGDAFYRPQSALARDLAVLVAALEKQRLGHLRVLDAMTGSGVRPLRYLVEAGADWVWANEGNPDHAPILTTNLAQVDATRYRITHEDAQAVFFRCYQERDFYDLVDIDNFGSPAPHTSNALWAAKIGGLLYLTSTDARSTSGHDPERSLKIYGASARSHPAVHEQGLRLLIGHAAQTAAARGFGIQPVFSLFTGQVHRAMVRLVKRPTLSSHTYGFLAYCHTCGQFQTVGWRKLGRVTCTCPGLGGHGLDGHGLAVDQPHQNLAAHKTEDSASLVLSGPMWLGDLHHVPTLEAMATVAQTWGWSFQVNVLNRMAAEVPLPPYYYPLGEMGRRGQMDIPNRDQLIAALQHQGYRATVPSCDPQAIKTDAPLSICLALASQRNH